The Variovorax sp. S12S4 genome includes the window GACTGGCACCGGCGTGAGCAGGCGCGACGAGAGCGAGATCTTCTTCGGCCCGGAATTCCAGGGCGCGGCCTTTTCGACCGGCTTGCCTTGCGACAGTGCGATGGCAGCGCTGGCGGCCTCGCGTCCGAGCTCGCGCGAGTCCTTGAAGATGGTGGCGGTCTGCGTGCCCAGTGCAATGCGGTTGAGCGCCGCAAAGTCGGCGTCCTGGCCCGACACCGGAATGCCGCGCAGGCCCTTGGCCGTGAGCGCGGCCACCGCACCGCCGGCGGTGCCATCGTTCGCTGCCACCACCGCGTCGACCTTGTTGCCGACCTTGGTGAGGATCTGCTCCATGTTCTTTTGCGCGACCTCGGGCTTCCAGCCTTCGGTGTATTCGTCGCCGACGATCTTGATGTCGCCCTTCTTCACGGCGGCGTCCAGCACCTCCTGCTGGCCCGCACGCAAAAAGTCCGCGTTCGGGTCGCTCGGCGAGCCCTTGATGATCACGTAGTTGCCCTTGGGCTTGACCTTGAACACCTCGCGCGCCTCCATGCGGCCGACCTCGACGTTGTCGAACGTGATGTAGAAGACGCCGGGCGCTTCGATCAACCGGTCATACGCCACCACGGGCACCTTCTGGCGCGTGGCCTTGGTGATGGCGGGCAGGATCGCGTCCTTGTCCATCGCAAGCACGATGAGCGCCTTGGCCCCCTTGGACATCAGCCCCTCGATATCGCCCAGCTGCTTTTCAGGCGAACCACCCGCATCGGCGCTGATGTACTTGGCGCCGAGCTTCTCGAGCTGGGCCTTGATGGCAGCCTCGTCCGTCTTCCATCGCTCTTCCTGGAAGTTGGACCAGCTCACGCCGACCACGGTCTGGGCCAATGCGCTCACTGCGGTGAGGCCGAAGGCCATGGCGGCCAAGGTGTGCTTGAGTTGCATCGATGTCTCTCCTGTGGTGGTGCCCGGCGAAAACGCCGTGTAAGAAATTAGTTAGTTTGAAGGGCGAACTAACTATCCCATTGGTGTTGGGCCAAGGTCATCCGGGAATTCCCGATAAGCCTGGTTTCAAAGTGCAAGGCGGCTGCAAAGCATTGAAGAAATCGATGCTCAGCAACGAGATATATCGTTTTCGGTTATGAGGCTCGCTGCTTAAAGTTTGCCCACCTTCAACTCCCAGCTGCGATGTCCGCCATGAACGCTCCCCACGAAAGAATCCCTTTTCACCTGGCTTTTCCGGTCCGCGACATTGCCGAAGCGCGTGCGTTCTATGGCAATCTGCTCGGATGCCCCGAGGGCCGCAGTGCGCCCGAATGGGTCGACTTCGATTTCTACGGCCACCAGATCGTGGCGCACCTCGCCCCCGACGAATGCGGCCACAAGGCCAGCAGCGCGGTGGACGGGCACGACGTGCCCGTGCGCCATTTCGGCGCCATTCTTCCAATGGACAGGTGGCAGGCCATGGCCGACAAGCTCGTCGCGCGGCAAACCAGGTTCGTGATCGAGCCCTACATCCGCTTCAAGGGCGAGCCGGGCGAACAGGCAACGATGTTCTTTCTCGACCCCTCGGGCAACGCCATCGAAATGAAGTCGTTCGCGAATCTGGATTCGCTGTTCGCCGTTTGAGAAAGAAGCGCCGCATGAAAACTCCTTTGCTCATCGCGAGCGCCGCTGCTGCGGCTCTGCTGCTTTCGACGGCGAACGCTTCTGCGCAAACCGACACCTTGAAGAAGATCAAGGAATCCGGTGCCATCACCATGGGCGTGCGGGACGCTTCGGGCGCCATGTCCTTCACGCTCGGGCCAGGCAGCTACACGGGCTTTCATGTCGAAGTCTGCGAGCGTGTCATCGCGGACATCCGAAAGGCGCTGCAGCTCGAAAAGATCAATGTGAAGTACCAGCTGGTCACGCCGCAGAACCGCATTGCCCTGGTGCAGAACGGAACGGTCGACATCGAGTGCGGCACCACGACCAACAACACGGCGCGGCAGAAAGACGTGGCGTTTGCGCCCACGCTCTACGTCGAAGGAGTTCGCATCGCCGTCAAGGCAGCTTCCGGCATTGCTTCCCCGGCCCAGCTTGCCGGCAAGGCCGTGGCCGCGACAACGGGCACCACGTCTGTGCAAATCCTGCGAAAGCTCAAGCGCGATGGTGCGGGCGAAATTGCGGAGGTGCTGGCCAAGGACAACAGCGAGGGCTTCCTGCTGCTCGAATCGGGCCGCGTGGACGGCTTTGCGGCCGATGGCCAGATTCTTGCCACGCTGATCTCCAAGAGCAGGGAGCCGGCGCAGTACAGGCTGCTCGACCAGGTGCTCAGCGTGGAGCCGATTGCAATCATGCTTCCGAAGGGCGACGCGGCATTCAAGAAGCTCGTCGACCAGAGCGTGGTGTCGCTCGCCAGGAGCGGAGAGGCCGCGCGCATCTACGACAAGTGGTTTGTGCAGCCTATTCCGCCCCACAACTCGAAGGTCGGCCTGCCGGCAAGCGCACTGACCAAGGCCGCTTGGGCGAACCCGACCGACAAGCCGATGGAAGAGTACGAGGCGCGGTAACGGGTCGATGCATGGCTCCGAGCGATGAGTCGTTGAACCGGGCATCGATTCTTGAGATGCTCGGGCCATGATCAACGAGCTCAGAACCTTCATTGCCGTGTGCCGACACGGCACGTTTGCCGCCGCGGGCGAGCGCATCGGCCTGACGCAATCGGCCGTCAGCAGCCAGATCAAGCGGCTCGAAGAGGCGTTGGGATTCGAGCTCTTCGACAGGACGGGCCGGTCGGCCACCTTGAACGCGGCGGGCGAGACGACGCTGACACGCGCGGAAGAAATCTGCACGCTCTATGCAAAGCTCGGCGAACTGCCGGAGGAAGCCGCCCATGGCGGACTGCTGCGGATCGGCGCCATCGCCTCGACCCAATCGACGCTGCTCGCGCGGGCGCTTGCCAGCCTGCGCAAGGAGCTTCCGCAACTTCGCGTGCATGTGTCGCCCGGCGTGTCGATGCGGCTGATGGACGACCTGGACGCCGGTGTCATCGACGCGGCGGTGATCATCAGGCCGCCCTTCGGCATTCTTCCGGACCTGACGTGGCAATCGCTGGTGCATGAGCCGTACGTGCTCATTGCACCCAGGAAAATGCCGGGGAAAGACTGGCGCACCCTCATCCAGGAGCAACCGTTCCTGCGCTACGACCGCGCATCGTTCGGCGGACGCATGGTGGAACGGTTCCTGCGCCGCGAAGGCATAGTGGTCAACGACTCGATCGAGCTCGACGAAATTCCGGGGCTCATCCACATGACATCGAAGGGGCTGGGCGTTGCCCTGGTGCCGCTGGTCGAGGCGCACCTTCCGCTGCCTGCGAGCGTTCGCGTGCTCTCGCTCGGCGAGCTCACGTTCTACAGGGAGGTGGGCCTTCTCCAACGAAAGCCGCGAGCCAGTCCGCCCATCGTGGGACGGCTCGCGCAGTGCCTGCAAGAAGCGGCCGAGGCAACCGAGACGCGTCGGGGGTAAGCCCCGTGCCGAAGGCTTGTCACGCTTGATACCATTTTTTCCCATGCGCCCGCATCACCGGCGCTGGAGACAAAATGGTTTCGAGCAATTCAAACGCCACGCCAGAAATCATCGGCAAGGCGCTGTACCGCACCATGGTCCGCATCCGGGCCTTCGAGAACGCCGCCGAAGCGGCGAGCCAGGGTGGCGTGAGCGCCTATGGCCAGCAGGCCGCCGGTTCCGCCAAGGTGCGCGGGCCGCTGCATCTTTCAACCGGACAAGAGGCGGTGCCGGCAGGCGTGTGCGCCCATCTGCGCGTGAGCGATTACCTCACCTCCACGCACCGCGGCCACGGCCACACGCTGGCGAAGGGCGCTGACCTGGTCCGCATGATGTGCGAGCTGTTCGGCAAGGCCACGGGCTTCAACGGCGGCAAGGGCGGCTCGATGCACATTGCGGACTTTTCGGTCGGCATGCTCGGCGCCAACGGCGTGGTGGCGGCCGGCCTGCCGATTGCCGTGGGCGCCGCACATGCGCAAAAGGTGCTCAAGAAAAACGGTGACATCACGGTCTGCTTTTTCGGCGACGGCGCAATCAACCGCGGCCCCTTTCTCGAGGCGCTGAACTGGGCGCGCGTGTACGACCTGCCGGTGCTCTTCGTCTGCGAGGACAACCGCTGGAGCGCCACCACCGCAAGCGGGCCGATGACGGCGGGCGAGGGTGCATCGGCGCGTGCTGCCTCCATGGACATTGCAGCTACGCAGGTCGATGGCAACGATGTGTTCGCGGTGCATGAAACCGCTGCGCGACTGGTGCGCGAAGTGCGCGACGGCGGCGGGCCGCGCCTGCTGCATGCGCTGACTTACCGGGTGAAGGGGCATGTCTCGGTCGACTTGGCGGCGTACCGCGATCCGGCCGAACTCGCGGCGGCGCTCGAAACCGATCCGATTGCACGGGCACGCGGACACCTGTTGTCGCACGGCGTCAGCGCTGCCACGCTCGACGCGATTGAAAACGCTGCCCGCGATGAAGTCGATACCGCCCTGGCCATTGCCGATGCGGCACCCTGGCCCGACGCCACCGCCGCTTTCAGCGACGTGCAGAACATCGGAGCCGGCCAATGGCACTGAACAAGGATTTGAGCTACTCCGAAGCCGCGGTGCTCGCGGTTCAACGCGAAATGGAAGCCGATGCACGCGTGGTGGTGCTCGGCGAAGACGTGGGCCGCGGCGGCATCTTCGGCCAGTACAAGGGGCTGCAGCAGACCTTCGGCGCCGAGCGTGTGATCGACACGCCGATCAGCGAGGCCGCGATCATGGGTGCCGGCGTGGGCATGGCACTCGCAGGCCTGCGCCCGGTGGTCGAGATGCGCGTGGTCGACTTTGCGCTGTGCGGCATGGATGAGCTGGTGAACCAGGCTGCCAAGAACCGCTTCATGTTCGGCGGACAGGGCCGGGTGCCGCTGGTGGCGCGCATGCCGGGCGGCATCTGGGACGCTTCGGCCGCGCAGCATTCGCAGTCGCTCGAAGCGTGGTTCGCGCACCTGCCGGGCGTGGTGGTGGTCAGCCCTTCGACGCCGCAGGACAACTACAGCCTGCTGCGCGCCGCCCTGCAGTGCGGCGATCCGGTGGTCTACATCGAGCACAAGACGCTGTGGGGCCTGCGCGGTAACGTGGACGAAGACATGGCCGTGCCGCTTGGCAAGGCGCGGCGCGTACGCGAAGGCAACGCGATCACGATCGTGAGCTGGAGCAAGCAGGTGCAGGCATGCACAGCCGCCTGCGATGCGCTCTCGGCCGAAGGCATCGAGGCCGACCTGATCGACCTGCGCACGCTCTGGCCGTGGGACCGCGAGACGGTGCTTGCTTCTTGCGCGCGCACGCAGCGGCTGCTGGTGATGCACGAGGCGGTGCAGGTGGCCGGCTTCGGTGCCGAGATTGCGGCCAGCGCCGCCGAAGCCACCGGGTGCCGCGTGGCGCGGCTCGGCGCGCCGCGCATTCCGGTCGGCTATGCGCCGGTGCTCGAAGCGCAATCGCGCGTCGACGCCGAAGCCGTGGTGGCGGCCGCGAAAAAACTGCTGGGCTGATGCCGGGCCCTGAGGGACCCATCAGTTCAGCCGTTCAGGCCGCGAAGCCGCCGTCGATGTTCAGGCTCGCGCCCGTCACAAAACCGGCCTCGGGGCTGGCCAGGTACGCCACCATGCCTGCAATTTCTTCGGGATGCGCATGGCGGGCGAGCGCCATCAGGCCGTGCATGGCGGCGGCGTTCGGGCCGTCGACCGGGTTCATGTCGGTGTTGACCGGGCCGGGCTGCACGTTGTTGACCGTGATGCCGCGCGGGCCAAGGTCGCGCGCGAGGCCCTGCACCAGCCCTTTCAGCGCCGACTTGCTCATGGCATAGGCGCTGCCGCCGGGCCAGGGCATGCGCTCGGCGTTGGTGCTGCCGATGTTGATGATGCGGCCGCCTTCGCCCATGTGGCGCGAAGCCGCCTTGGCCGCGACGAACACGGCGCGCACGTTGATGTCGAGCGTCTTGTCGAAGTCCTCGAGCGAAAAGTCGTCGAGGCTGCCGCCGAGGAACACGCCGGCGTTGTTCACCAGCACGTCGATCTTGCCGAACGTGCGGGCCGCTTCGTCGATACCGGCGGTGAGCGCGGCGGCATCGGCGCTGTCGATCTTCAGCGCCAGTGCGCGGCCGCCTTCGGCTTCGATGCTGCGCGCGAGTTCTTCGGCCGGAGCGCTGGAGCTGGCGTAGCTGAAGGCCACTGCGGCGCCGTCGCGAACCAGGCGGCGCACGATGGCGGCGCCGATTCCGCGCGAACCGCCGGTGATGAAAGCGACCTTGCCGGCCAGGACGGGAGTGGTGGGTTGGGGGTGGAGGCCATGTTGTTTCCTGCAGTTGTGAAGTGGAAGACCTTCAGTGTCAGGATTTCATTACCCTCGCGGTAGCCGTCAATTGGTGCAATCAAATTCAACCATTGGTTGAAAATGAGCGAATGGAACCGCTCAATCACCTCGATTCTTTTGTCCAGAGCGCGGAAAGCGGCAGCTTCTCGGCCGCCGCCCGAAGGTTGGGGCTCACGCCCGCGGCGGTCAGCAAGAACGTTGCCCGGCTCGAAGCGCGCCTGGGCGTCAGGCTGTTTCAGCGCAGCACGCGCCGCCTCACGCTGACGGAGGGCGGCGAGCGGTTCCTGGGGCAGATCGGCGGGGCGCTCGCAACGCTGAAAGACGCGGTGGCCGATGTCTCGAAGGACGACGGCCAACCGGCCGGCACGCTGAAGGTGAGCATGGGCCAGGCGTTCGGCCGCGAGCATGTCTTGCCGCTGATGGGCGAGTTTCTTGCGCGCTACCCGTCGATCCTGCCCGACTGGCATTTCGACAACCAGCAGGTGGACCTGGTGGGCGAGGGCTTCGACGCGGCCATTGGCGGCGGCATCGAGCTGTCGCCCGGCATGGTGGCGCGCGAGCT containing:
- a CDS encoding LysR family transcriptional regulator; this encodes MINELRTFIAVCRHGTFAAAGERIGLTQSAVSSQIKRLEEALGFELFDRTGRSATLNAAGETTLTRAEEICTLYAKLGELPEEAAHGGLLRIGAIASTQSTLLARALASLRKELPQLRVHVSPGVSMRLMDDLDAGVIDAAVIIRPPFGILPDLTWQSLVHEPYVLIAPRKMPGKDWRTLIQEQPFLRYDRASFGGRMVERFLRREGIVVNDSIELDEIPGLIHMTSKGLGVALVPLVEAHLPLPASVRVLSLGELTFYREVGLLQRKPRASPPIVGRLAQCLQEAAEATETRRG
- a CDS encoding thiamine pyrophosphate-dependent dehydrogenase E1 component subunit alpha; protein product: MVSSNSNATPEIIGKALYRTMVRIRAFENAAEAASQGGVSAYGQQAAGSAKVRGPLHLSTGQEAVPAGVCAHLRVSDYLTSTHRGHGHTLAKGADLVRMMCELFGKATGFNGGKGGSMHIADFSVGMLGANGVVAAGLPIAVGAAHAQKVLKKNGDITVCFFGDGAINRGPFLEALNWARVYDLPVLFVCEDNRWSATTASGPMTAGEGASARAASMDIAATQVDGNDVFAVHETAARLVREVRDGGGPRLLHALTYRVKGHVSVDLAAYRDPAELAAALETDPIARARGHLLSHGVSAATLDAIENAARDEVDTALAIADAAPWPDATAAFSDVQNIGAGQWH
- the xylF gene encoding D-xylose ABC transporter substrate-binding protein is translated as MQLKHTLAAMAFGLTAVSALAQTVVGVSWSNFQEERWKTDEAAIKAQLEKLGAKYISADAGGSPEKQLGDIEGLMSKGAKALIVLAMDKDAILPAITKATRQKVPVVAYDRLIEAPGVFYITFDNVEVGRMEAREVFKVKPKGNYVIIKGSPSDPNADFLRAGQQEVLDAAVKKGDIKIVGDEYTEGWKPEVAQKNMEQILTKVGNKVDAVVAANDGTAGGAVAALTAKGLRGIPVSGQDADFAALNRIALGTQTATIFKDSRELGREAASAAIALSQGKPVEKAAPWNSGPKKISLSSRLLTPVPVTRDNLDVVVKAGWIKKDELCKGVPAASAPAACK
- a CDS encoding SDR family oxidoreductase, which translates into the protein MAGKVAFITGGSRGIGAAIVRRLVRDGAAVAFSYASSSAPAEELARSIEAEGGRALALKIDSADAAALTAGIDEAARTFGKIDVLVNNAGVFLGGSLDDFSLEDFDKTLDINVRAVFVAAKAASRHMGEGGRIINIGSTNAERMPWPGGSAYAMSKSALKGLVQGLARDLGPRGITVNNVQPGPVNTDMNPVDGPNAAAMHGLMALARHAHPEEIAGMVAYLASPEAGFVTGASLNIDGGFAA
- a CDS encoding alpha-ketoacid dehydrogenase subunit beta — encoded protein: MALNKDLSYSEAAVLAVQREMEADARVVVLGEDVGRGGIFGQYKGLQQTFGAERVIDTPISEAAIMGAGVGMALAGLRPVVEMRVVDFALCGMDELVNQAAKNRFMFGGQGRVPLVARMPGGIWDASAAQHSQSLEAWFAHLPGVVVVSPSTPQDNYSLLRAALQCGDPVVYIEHKTLWGLRGNVDEDMAVPLGKARRVREGNAITIVSWSKQVQACTAACDALSAEGIEADLIDLRTLWPWDRETVLASCARTQRLLVMHEAVQVAGFGAEIAASAAEATGCRVARLGAPRIPVGYAPVLEAQSRVDAEAVVAAAKKLLG
- a CDS encoding VOC family protein — encoded protein: MSAMNAPHERIPFHLAFPVRDIAEARAFYGNLLGCPEGRSAPEWVDFDFYGHQIVAHLAPDECGHKASSAVDGHDVPVRHFGAILPMDRWQAMADKLVARQTRFVIEPYIRFKGEPGEQATMFFLDPSGNAIEMKSFANLDSLFAV
- a CDS encoding LysR family transcriptional regulator yields the protein MEPLNHLDSFVQSAESGSFSAAARRLGLTPAAVSKNVARLEARLGVRLFQRSTRRLTLTEGGERFLGQIGGALATLKDAVADVSKDDGQPAGTLKVSMGQAFGREHVLPLMGEFLARYPSILPDWHFDNQQVDLVGEGFDAAIGGGIELSPGMVARELARIHVVAVAAPGYLAGRTLPGHPAELAQFDALLRRSSPTGRLRSWTLQHATGDQTTVELPRPRAIFNDPEAIAHAALMGLGVAMLPMPFVERGLRTGDLVRLLPEWHFDAGAVWIYFPSKKLLPAKTRVFIDFVLERFRRERFAERMQVA
- a CDS encoding amino acid ABC transporter substrate-binding protein, whose product is MKTPLLIASAAAAALLLSTANASAQTDTLKKIKESGAITMGVRDASGAMSFTLGPGSYTGFHVEVCERVIADIRKALQLEKINVKYQLVTPQNRIALVQNGTVDIECGTTTNNTARQKDVAFAPTLYVEGVRIAVKAASGIASPAQLAGKAVAATTGTTSVQILRKLKRDGAGEIAEVLAKDNSEGFLLLESGRVDGFAADGQILATLISKSREPAQYRLLDQVLSVEPIAIMLPKGDAAFKKLVDQSVVSLARSGEAARIYDKWFVQPIPPHNSKVGLPASALTKAAWANPTDKPMEEYEAR